Sequence from the Amycolatopsis sp. NBC_00345 genome:
GCCTGGCCGCGCTGGACCTGCAATGCTGCAGGTCCAGCACCCTTTCTGATGTCATCCATGGCCAGCAACCTAAGTTGAAAGGCAGCTTTACCCGCGTTCTACGCGGGTAAGGAGGCCTTGACGGACTTCAGGAATCCGCCAGCACCACAGTCAACCGCCGGGCCCCCGGCATCCCGTCATCCGACCCCAGCGCCCGCTGAGCGTCCGACAGCACACTCCGGATCGCCAGGTACGTCTTGGGCTCCGCCCCCCGCAGCCCTTCCGACCCCGTCCAGATCAGCACGTGCTCCCCGGCCGGCAGCCACGACAGGTCCGTCAGCATGTCGTACAACGCGTCC
This genomic interval carries:
- a CDS encoding barstar family protein, producing MTAGSEAKAAADDAFARGAYPHYVDGSRTLDKPGILDAIAAAMSFPDYFGRNLDALYDMLTDLSWLPAGEHVLIWTGSEGLRGAEPKTYLAIRSVLSDAQRALGSDDGMPGARRLTVVLADS